One Campylobacter concisus DNA window includes the following coding sequences:
- the tig gene encoding trigger factor produces MEIKIKALDSVNTLASTTVSADAIKSSVEKLAKKAAKTMKVDGFRQGHVPVAVVLKRYEKELTNDAEQDVLRDVVEEAIKKAGKKNDDLIGEPIVSKFDKKDDKIDVELTVSFKPSVDVSGYESLIPEFSNPRVLKKDIDEKKTELLKMIAPLEKVEGKRGLKVGDFAKFDFEGFVDGVAFEGGKAENYVLEIGSNQFIPGFEDGMVGIKAGGEKDIEVKFPENYGAAHLAGKDAVFKVKLHEIQERKIPEKLDEEMLKTILPNEEKPTEELLEERIKEQIRQEKIYKLINEELKPKFAEAAVEKFKFDVPKNIVEQEIDMQFRNAWSTFTPDDMKKFREDKDALAKKRDEYRKDAENSVRLTFIIDELARVRGVKVSDQEVVQAIYFEAYRSGQDPKAHLEMYRNQGMLPAIKMSMIEEKLFSELFNKEKDEKKASKKEKAE; encoded by the coding sequence ATGGAAATCAAAATCAAAGCTCTAGATAGCGTAAATACCCTAGCAAGCACGACTGTAAGTGCAGATGCTATAAAGTCTAGCGTAGAAAAACTAGCAAAAAAAGCAGCAAAAACTATGAAAGTAGACGGCTTTAGACAAGGCCATGTGCCAGTCGCTGTTGTGCTAAAACGCTACGAGAAAGAGCTAACAAACGACGCTGAGCAAGATGTCTTAAGAGATGTGGTCGAAGAGGCTATCAAAAAAGCAGGCAAGAAAAATGACGACCTTATCGGCGAGCCTATCGTTTCAAAATTTGACAAAAAAGATGACAAGATCGACGTTGAGCTAACAGTTTCATTTAAGCCAAGCGTCGATGTGAGTGGCTATGAGAGCTTGATACCTGAGTTTTCAAACCCACGCGTTTTGAAAAAAGATATCGATGAGAAGAAAACTGAACTTCTAAAAATGATAGCTCCACTTGAAAAAGTAGAGGGCAAAAGAGGCCTAAAAGTGGGCGATTTTGCTAAATTTGACTTTGAGGGCTTTGTTGATGGCGTTGCATTTGAAGGTGGCAAGGCTGAAAACTACGTGCTTGAGATCGGCTCAAATCAATTCATCCCAGGCTTTGAAGATGGCATGGTAGGCATAAAAGCTGGCGGCGAAAAAGATATCGAGGTTAAATTCCCAGAAAACTACGGCGCTGCACATTTAGCTGGCAAAGACGCTGTTTTTAAAGTCAAACTTCACGAAATTCAAGAGAGAAAGATCCCTGAGAAGCTAGACGAAGAGATGCTAAAAACTATCCTTCCAAACGAAGAAAAACCAACTGAAGAGCTACTTGAAGAGCGCATAAAAGAGCAAATTCGCCAAGAGAAAATTTATAAACTTATAAACGAAGAGCTAAAACCAAAATTTGCTGAAGCTGCGGTTGAGAAATTTAAATTTGATGTGCCAAAAAATATCGTCGAGCAAGAGATCGATATGCAGTTTAGAAACGCGTGGAGCACATTTACTCCAGACGATATGAAGAAATTTAGAGAAGACAAAGACGCTCTAGCTAAAAAACGTGACGAGTATAGAAAAGACGCTGAAAATAGCGTTCGCCTAACTTTCATCATCGATGAGCTAGCTCGCGTAAGAGGCGTAAAAGTGAGCGATCAAGAGGTCGTTCAAGCGATCTATTTTGAGGCATATAGAAGCGGTCAAGATCCAAAAGCACACCTTGAGATGTACCGTAACCAAGGCATGCTTCCAGCTATAAAGATGTCGATGATCGAAGAGAAGCTATTTAGCGAGCTTTTCAACAAAGAAAAAGACGAGAAAAAAGCAAGCAAAAAAGAGAAGGCTGAGTAA
- the clpP gene encoding ATP-dependent Clp endopeptidase proteolytic subunit ClpP, whose amino-acid sequence MSYYVPVVVERTSRGERSYDIYSRLLKDRIVMLSGEIEDGMAASIVAQLLFLEAEDPDKDIYLYINSPGGVITSGFSIYDTMNYIKPDVCTICIGQAASMGAFLLSCGAPGKRYALPNSRIMIHQPLGGARGQATDIEIQAREILRLKEILNGILSKNTGQKLSKIVKDTERDFFMSSAEAKEYGLVDKILEKSFK is encoded by the coding sequence ATGAGCTATTACGTTCCTGTCGTAGTTGAAAGAACTAGCAGAGGTGAGCGAAGCTATGATATATACTCCCGTCTTTTAAAAGACAGGATCGTTATGCTAAGTGGTGAGATAGAGGACGGCATGGCTGCTTCTATCGTCGCTCAGCTGCTATTTTTAGAGGCTGAAGATCCAGATAAAGATATCTACCTTTACATAAACTCACCAGGCGGCGTGATAACAAGTGGCTTTAGCATATATGACACGATGAACTACATAAAGCCAGATGTTTGCACGATCTGCATCGGTCAGGCTGCAAGTATGGGTGCATTTTTGCTAAGCTGTGGCGCACCTGGAAAGAGATATGCACTACCAAATTCTCGTATCATGATACACCAACCACTTGGCGGTGCTAGAGGACAAGCGACTGATATCGAGATACAAGCACGTGAAATTTTACGTTTGAAAGAAATTTTAAATGGAATTTTGTCCAAAAACACGGGCCAAAAGCTAAGCAAGATCGTAAAAGATACTGAGCGCGACTTCTTTATGAGCTCAGCCGAAGCTAAAGAGTACGGACTTGTCGATAAAATTTTGGAGAAAAGTTTTAAATAA
- a CDS encoding GGDEF domain-containing protein → MIKIDNAPDPKRKAAEAKPAVKKEKVNIYKFSEDVLHELSDDNVPSTPTNYSIYFEKMLDGQSDEFRKEIGDIIVANSESSVPTNGNISIEKEVKQGFIQIKSMLQAVVLIYKNLGVMRSLVQKRMDGLKNNTNVLALQNVLSAFNQDLIKLNDLMDKHLDVIKMSYEEVGKMFKAIEEQSIYDTTYEVYNKKFLVATISSEIESVRRYGYNASFLLVKIKDKFANRVKNLKERNNMLKSMSQLLLRTSRRSDIVAHYGDGCFAMVMKYTDENGTKQACARILNMLSSMPWKIDNEECKLEVQIVSSMISKTKSTEELLSHALDKLETNQDLNEPLFLDEKAES, encoded by the coding sequence GTGATAAAGATAGATAACGCACCAGATCCAAAAAGAAAAGCAGCTGAAGCAAAGCCAGCTGTCAAAAAAGAAAAGGTAAATATCTATAAATTTTCAGAGGACGTTTTACACGAACTAAGTGACGACAACGTCCCATCTACGCCGACAAACTACTCTATCTACTTTGAAAAGATGCTTGATGGGCAGTCAGATGAGTTTAGAAAAGAGATCGGCGATATCATCGTGGCAAATTCTGAAAGCTCAGTGCCGACAAATGGCAACATCTCTATCGAAAAAGAGGTAAAACAAGGCTTTATCCAGATAAAGAGCATGCTTCAAGCAGTCGTGCTCATCTATAAAAATTTAGGCGTTATGAGAAGCCTAGTGCAAAAGCGCATGGATGGGCTTAAAAACAATACAAACGTCCTTGCGTTGCAAAATGTCTTAAGCGCCTTTAACCAAGACCTCATCAAACTAAACGATCTCATGGACAAGCACCTTGACGTCATCAAGATGAGCTACGAAGAGGTCGGCAAGATGTTTAAAGCGATCGAAGAGCAGTCGATCTACGACACAACATACGAGGTCTATAACAAGAAATTTCTAGTAGCGACCATAAGCAGCGAGATCGAGTCTGTTAGACGTTATGGCTACAATGCCTCATTTTTGCTAGTTAAGATAAAAGACAAATTTGCAAACCGTGTTAAAAATTTAAAAGAGCGAAATAATATGCTTAAAAGCATGTCGCAGCTTCTTTTAAGAACCTCACGTAGGAGCGATATAGTCGCACACTACGGCGATGGCTGCTTTGCTATGGTAATGAAATACACCGACGAAAACGGCACAAAGCAAGCTTGCGCGAGAATTTTAAACATGCTCTCATCTATGCCTTGGAAGATCGACAACGAAGAGTGCAAGCTCGAAGTGCAGATAGTCTCAAGCATGATCTCAAAGACAAAGAGCACCGAAGAGTTGCTATCTCACGCACTTGACAAGCTAGAGACCAACCAAGACCTAAATGAGCCACTATTTTTAGACGAGAAAGCGGAGAGCTAG
- the folE gene encoding GTP cyclohydrolase I FolE, translated as MQESFENSVKNMLTIIGEDPNREGLVKTPERVYKAFKFLTSGYDQDPKEVLGDALFTSSNNEMVLMRNIEFYSLCEHHLLPIIGRVHVAYIPNGKVVGLSKIPRMVNIYARRLQIQEQMTEQIAKALEDVIAPKGVGVVVEARHMCVEMRGVEKINSTTTTSALRGCFIKNADTRREFFSLINSPRETHF; from the coding sequence ATGCAAGAGAGTTTTGAAAATTCAGTTAAAAATATGCTAACTATTATCGGCGAAGATCCAAACAGAGAGGGGCTTGTTAAAACCCCTGAGCGCGTTTATAAAGCTTTTAAATTTCTAACTAGCGGATACGATCAAGACCCAAAAGAAGTCCTTGGTGACGCGCTATTTACTAGCTCAAATAACGAAATGGTTTTAATGCGAAACATCGAGTTTTACAGCCTTTGTGAGCACCATTTGTTGCCAATAATTGGCCGTGTGCATGTGGCATACATCCCAAATGGCAAGGTTGTTGGCCTTAGTAAAATTCCACGCATGGTAAATATCTACGCCAGACGCTTGCAAATTCAAGAGCAGATGACCGAGCAGATCGCAAAGGCGCTTGAGGACGTGATCGCTCCAAAAGGCGTTGGAGTAGTCGTCGAGGCTAGGCATATGTGCGTTGAGATGAGGGGTGTGGAGAAGATAAACTCGACTACCACGACCTCTGCGCTTAGGGGCTGCTTTATAAAAAACGCAGACACAAGAAGGGAGTTTTTCTCGCTTATAAATTCGCCTAGGGAAACGCATTTTTGA